DNA sequence from the Parasphaerochaeta coccoides DSM 17374 genome:
GATATTCCTGTCTGTGGCGTCACGTATGGCGTGTCCGAAGTCAGTGCGCTGATCGTGGTCAAGGAAACCCATGCCACGGAAGCAGTCAAAATCCTCTACGAGACAGTCTTGGCGTAAAGATGCCGACAGCGACACAGTATAAAAACACCGTGGTTCTTCAACCACGGTGCCATGTTAGTGAGCGATGAAACCCTAACAAAACCTAGCGGATGGCTTCCTCAGTCTCCAAATCAAAGAATTTCGCCTTGGCGAGGTTCGGAATCAGGGAGATAGGTTCGTCCACCGCAATCTTGACGCTCGGTTCAATCTTGCCAATGACCTGGTTGCGGGAAGTCGCCACATAGACGTGGGTCTCGGAACCGAGAGGCTCGACAACGCTGACCTGTCCGTTGATGGTGACGCCATCTTCTGCCTTATGGGAGAAGGTGACATCCTCAGGACGGATGCCGAAGGTGACGGACTTGCCAACATAAGACTTCAGCAGCTTGGCATGAGTGTCAGTCAACTTGATGCGGAAACTGCCTTCATTGGCATACAACGCGCCTCCGTCTTCCTCAATGGCAGTCACCAGGAAGTTCATCGGAGGAGAGCCAATGAAGCCTGCGACGAACTTGTTCGCTGGTTCATTGTACAGCTCAAGAGGTCCGCCAATCTGCTGAATGAGACCCAGCTTCATGACAACAATCTTGTCGGCCATGGTCAATGCCTCGACCTGGTCATGGGTGACATAGATCATGGTAGCCTTCAACCTGTTGTGCAGACCGGAAATCTCCGCTCTCA
Encoded proteins:
- a CDS encoding ABC transporter ATP-binding protein, whose product is MATVTLTDITKIYDGGVKAVDKANIIINDREFVVFVGPSGCGKSTTLRMIAGLEDITEGELRIDDKLVNDVPPKDRDIAMVFQNYALYPHMTVYDNMAFGLKIRKFPKDEIDQRVREAAKILDIEELLERKPKALSGGQRQRVAVGRAIVRKPKVFLFDEPLSNLDAKLRVQMRAEISGLHNRLKATMIYVTHDQVEALTMADKIVVMKLGLIQQIGGPLELYNEPANKFVAGFIGSPPMNFLVTAIEEDGGALYANEGSFRIKLTDTHAKLLKSYVGKSVTFGIRPEDVTFSHKAEDGVTINGQVSVVEPLGSETHVYVATSRNQVIGKIEPSVKIAVDEPISLIPNLAKAKFFDLETEEAIR